One window of Xanthomonas sp. 10-10 genomic DNA carries:
- a CDS encoding YbjQ family protein: MTNPYNSSPIHSSMTSLNDSMVTTALELPGHRIIRNLGLVRGITVRSRSIVGNFFGSLQSLFGGNITIYTELCEQARSETYRDMVQHARQLGANAIIAVRYDATELMAGLTEVLCYGTAVVVEVQHV; encoded by the coding sequence ATGACAAATCCATACAACTCTTCGCCAATCCATTCGTCGATGACGTCCTTGAACGACTCGATGGTGACAACGGCGCTGGAACTTCCCGGCCATCGGATCATCCGCAACCTGGGGTTGGTGCGTGGCATCACGGTGAGATCTCGCTCGATCGTGGGCAACTTCTTCGGCAGTCTGCAGAGCTTGTTCGGCGGCAACATCACCATCTACACCGAACTCTGCGAACAGGCGCGTTCGGAGACCTATCGCGACATGGTGCAGCATGCCAGGCAACTTGGCGCCAACGCCATCATTGCGGTTCGCTACGATGCGACCGAGTTGATGGCCGGCCTGACCGAAGTCCTTTGCTATGGCACCGCAGTCGTCGTCGAGGTGCAGCATGTATAG
- a CDS encoding lipocalin family protein: MRQASMLLLLTLAVYGSARGSEARSALPRADSVDVPRFMGDWYVIAHIPTRPERKAYDAVERYALRPDGRIQTTFTFRKGSFQAPLKSMHPIGQVAENGNGALWSMQFIWPFKAEYVIAWRDAEYTQTIVARSKRDYVWYMARTPQVSDADYQQAVARIAAMGYDVSQLRRVPQSTR; the protein is encoded by the coding sequence ATGCGCCAGGCGTCGATGCTGTTGTTACTCACACTTGCGGTCTACGGCAGTGCACGCGGCAGCGAAGCGCGCTCCGCACTGCCTCGCGCAGACAGCGTGGATGTGCCGCGTTTCATGGGCGACTGGTATGTCATCGCGCATATTCCGACCCGCCCGGAACGCAAGGCCTACGACGCGGTGGAACGTTATGCGTTGCGGCCCGATGGCCGTATCCAGACCACTTTTACCTTCCGCAAAGGCAGCTTCCAGGCGCCGCTCAAGTCCATGCACCCGATCGGCCAGGTCGCAGAGAATGGCAACGGCGCGCTGTGGAGCATGCAATTCATCTGGCCGTTCAAAGCCGAATATGTCATCGCCTGGCGAGATGCGGAGTACACGCAGACCATCGTGGCGCGCAGCAAGCGCGATTACGTCTGGTATATGGCACGGACCCCGCAGGTCTCCGATGCGGACTATCAGCAGGCCGTCGCCCGCATTGCAGCGATGGGCTACGACGTGTCACAGCTGCGACGCGTCCCGCAATCGACGCGCTGA
- a CDS encoding glycoside hydrolase family 43 protein: MSDELHAATLQALARTAISAPLVTHIYTADPSAHVFDGALYIYPSHDIDAGVAFSDDGSHFGMEDYHVFRMAHPNAPVDDLGEVLHVRDVQWAQRQMWAPDAAQRNGKTYLYFPAKRADGIFQIGVAVGERPEGPFVAEAEPIAGTYSIDPAAFADDDGTHYLYFGGIWGGQLQHYRDNAYAQTHQEPVGNAPALGPRVARLHESMTALAEPTREIVILDEHGSPLRADDVDRRFFEGPWLHRYAGRYYLSYSTGDTHLICYATSDSPYGPFRYQGVLMQPVIGWTTHHSICAFDGQWYLFYHDAVVSGGQTHLRNIKMAPLEHLADGTIATIHPYGEDAVSPW, from the coding sequence ATGTCCGATGAACTGCACGCCGCCACACTGCAGGCCCTGGCGCGCACCGCCATTTCCGCGCCGCTGGTGACTCACATCTACACGGCCGACCCGTCCGCGCATGTGTTCGATGGAGCGTTGTACATCTATCCCTCGCACGACATCGATGCCGGCGTCGCCTTCAGCGACGATGGCTCGCATTTCGGCATGGAGGATTATCACGTCTTTCGTATGGCACACCCCAACGCACCGGTCGACGACCTGGGCGAGGTGCTGCACGTGCGCGACGTGCAATGGGCGCAGCGCCAGATGTGGGCACCGGATGCTGCGCAACGCAATGGCAAGACCTACCTGTATTTCCCGGCAAAGCGCGCCGACGGCATCTTCCAGATCGGCGTGGCGGTGGGCGAGCGCCCCGAAGGCCCGTTCGTGGCCGAAGCCGAGCCGATTGCGGGCACCTACTCGATCGACCCGGCTGCCTTCGCCGACGACGATGGCACGCACTACCTGTATTTCGGCGGCATCTGGGGCGGCCAGCTGCAGCATTACCGCGACAATGCCTACGCGCAGACGCATCAGGAACCGGTGGGCAATGCGCCCGCACTGGGTCCGCGTGTGGCGCGCCTGCACGAGAGCATGACCGCACTGGCCGAACCCACACGCGAGATCGTCATCCTCGACGAACACGGCAGCCCGCTACGCGCCGACGACGTCGACCGTCGCTTCTTCGAAGGCCCCTGGCTGCACCGCTACGCCGGTCGTTACTACCTGTCGTATTCCACCGGCGATACGCACCTGATCTGCTACGCCACCAGCGACTCGCCATATGGCCCATTCCGCTACCAGGGCGTGTTGATGCAGCCGGTGATCGGCTGGACCACCCACCATTCCATCTGCGCCTTCGACGGCCAGTGGTATCTGTTCTATCACGACGCGGTGGTGTCGGGCGGCCAGACCCATCTGCGCAACATCAAGATGGCACCGCTGGAGCATCTGGCCGACGGGACGATTGCGACGATCCATCCGTATGGGGAGGATGCCGTCTCGCCGTGGTGA
- a CDS encoding MFS transporter yields MNDRSQQLSVREKIGYSLGDLAANLIFQTLVTFLAFFYTDVFRIPASAAATLIFVVGLLGAFVFTPIIGILADRTRTRWGKFRPWILWTALPFGALSLAAFNTPTLGEHGKITYAFATYTLLMLVYVANNLPYSALSGVLTGSMEQRNSLSAYRFLAVTFAQFIIQVLLLPLVLILGNGDKAQGFRNTMALFAAVGTLCFLITFFTTRERVLPIAEQRSSVRQDLTDLVRNKPWLVMLALTILVFINLAMKGGMYIYYFKYYLDAGALAHFLDAAGFNRFIAAINSMLTGAGMSALQWPQDAPTSAFSVFSAGGILAMIVGIGFSKRLADRYGKRNVFGGALLISTLFLLAFYVYPATAIGWVFASYVLHGFFYGITIPLLWAMIADVADYSEWKNHRRATAIIFSAMLCGLKIGLSVGGALVAGILAVYGYDAALPQQSDAVTDGIRLAISVYASIPFLLGTALLVLYEIDKPLETRIERDLGVRRQAAPLASP; encoded by the coding sequence ATGAACGATCGGTCACAGCAGCTCTCCGTGCGCGAAAAGATCGGCTACAGCCTGGGCGACCTGGCTGCCAACCTGATCTTCCAGACGTTGGTCACTTTTCTGGCGTTCTTTTACACCGACGTGTTCCGGATTCCCGCCAGCGCGGCGGCCACGTTGATCTTTGTAGTCGGCTTGCTCGGCGCGTTCGTGTTTACGCCCATCATCGGCATCCTGGCCGATCGCACCCGCACGCGCTGGGGCAAGTTTCGCCCGTGGATCCTGTGGACCGCGCTGCCGTTCGGCGCACTGTCGCTGGCGGCCTTCAATACCCCCACGCTGGGCGAGCACGGCAAGATCACCTACGCCTTTGCCACCTACACCTTGCTGATGCTGGTGTACGTGGCCAACAACCTGCCGTATTCGGCGCTCAGCGGCGTGCTCACCGGCAGCATGGAGCAGCGCAACAGCCTGTCGGCGTATCGCTTCCTGGCGGTGACCTTTGCGCAGTTCATCATCCAGGTACTGCTGCTGCCCTTGGTGCTGATCCTGGGCAATGGCGACAAGGCGCAGGGCTTTCGCAACACCATGGCGTTGTTCGCTGCGGTCGGCACGCTGTGCTTTCTGATCACCTTTTTCACCACCCGCGAGCGGGTGCTGCCGATCGCCGAACAGCGCAGCAGCGTGCGACAGGACCTCACCGACCTGGTGCGTAACAAGCCGTGGCTGGTGATGCTGGCGCTGACGATCCTGGTCTTCATCAATCTCGCCATGAAGGGCGGGATGTACATCTACTACTTCAAGTACTACCTCGACGCTGGCGCGTTGGCCCACTTTCTCGACGCGGCCGGATTCAACCGCTTCATCGCGGCGATCAACAGCATGCTGACCGGTGCCGGCATGAGCGCCTTGCAATGGCCGCAGGACGCGCCGACTTCGGCGTTCAGTGTCTTTAGTGCCGGCGGCATCCTGGCCATGATCGTGGGCATCGGGTTTTCCAAACGCCTGGCCGACCGCTACGGCAAGCGCAATGTGTTTGGCGGCGCGCTGCTGATCTCCACGCTGTTCCTGCTGGCGTTCTACGTGTATCCGGCAACCGCCATCGGCTGGGTATTCGCCTCGTATGTGCTGCACGGCTTTTTCTACGGCATCACCATCCCGCTGCTGTGGGCGATGATTGCCGACGTGGCCGATTACTCGGAGTGGAAGAATCACCGCCGCGCTACCGCCATCATCTTTTCGGCGATGTTGTGCGGCCTGAAGATCGGCCTGAGCGTCGGTGGCGCACTGGTCGCCGGCATCCTCGCCGTCTATGGCTACGACGCCGCGCTGCCGCAGCAAAGCGACGCAGTCACCGACGGCATTCGGTTGGCCATCAGCGTGTATGCCTCCATCCCGTTTCTGCTCGGCACCGCATTGCTGGTGCTGTACGAGATCGATAAACCGCTGGAAACCCGCATCGAACGCGATCTGGGCGTGCGCCGTCAGGCTGCACCGCTCGCTTCGCCCTGA
- a CDS encoding ribonuclease E inhibitor RraB, whose protein sequence is MQRNPDLYPKDDNGDTLWHIAQQGVDLSRPREIAFSVVFPSKESALEFSVTLLRFEQKVRCCHYPDNTAFPMDVTVYPTMVPTYQAICAFEEELATEAKPLGGLNDGWEFSVDSNDA, encoded by the coding sequence ATGCAGCGAAATCCGGACCTGTATCCCAAAGACGATAACGGCGATACCCTCTGGCACATTGCGCAACAGGGCGTGGATCTTTCCAGGCCACGCGAGATTGCGTTTTCGGTAGTGTTCCCAAGCAAGGAGTCGGCACTGGAGTTCTCGGTGACGCTGCTGCGCTTCGAGCAGAAGGTGCGTTGCTGCCATTACCCGGACAACACGGCGTTTCCGATGGATGTGACGGTGTATCCGACCATGGTGCCGACGTACCAGGCGATCTGCGCGTTCGAGGAAGAGCTGGCGACGGAGGCCAAGCCCTTGGGCGGTCTGAACGATGGATGGGAGTTTTCCGTGGACAGCAACGACGCCTGA